The DNA sequence CCACAGATAGCAAAGTTGACTTCCCCGCATTTGGAAATCCTACTAAGCCAACATCAGCAAGCACTTTCAGTTCCAGAATCATCCACTCTTCTTTTCCGGGAATTCCGGGCTGCGAATAGCGTGGAGTTTGCTGTGTAGGTGTTTTGAAATGCCAGTTGCCTAAACCACCCTTACCACCTGGAGTCAGAATTTTTGTTTCGCCCTCTTCCGTAATTTCGAAAAGTACCTCACCCGTTTCTGCATTTTTGGCAATTGTACCCAAAGGCACTTCCAGAATCTCATCCTTACCGGTAGCGCCAGATTTCAACGCGCTTCCGCCTCGTTCGCCATCGGCAGCGATAATGTGTTTACGGTATTTTAAATGCAGCAAGGTCCAGTGATTGGTAGAACCTTTCAAAATGATATGACCCCCACGACCGCCATCGCCGCCATCGGGACCGCCTTTGGCGGTAGTCTTGTCTCTATGCAGATGCGCCGAGCCTGCACCTCCGTGGCCAGAACGACAACATACCTTTACATAATCAACAAAATTAGAACCCTGTGCCATATCAATATTAAAAATTACCTGTAGATTACCCTACTTTGTGTGTATCAATCACTTTAGATAAAGCGACGAATATTTCGTCGATCTCTCCAATACCATCGATCTTATTTAATTTACCCTG is a window from the Sphingobacterium sp. lm-10 genome containing:
- the obgE gene encoding GTPase ObgE — its product is MAQGSNFVDYVKVCCRSGHGGAGSAHLHRDKTTAKGGPDGGDGGRGGHIILKGSTNHWTLLHLKYRKHIIAADGERGGSALKSGATGKDEILEVPLGTIAKNAETGEVLFEITEEGETKILTPGGKGGLGNWHFKTPTQQTPRYSQPGIPGKEEWMILELKVLADVGLVGFPNAGKSTLLSVVSAAKPEIADYPFTTIVPNLGIVSYRDSKSFVMADIPGIIEGASEGKGLGYRFLRHIERNSVLLFMVPVDTDRTISEEYDILLRELTAYNPELVDKPRLLAVTKADMLDEQLEEEMKAQIPQDIPYLFISSVTGKNIQQLKDAIYKQIVG